A window from Fragaria vesca subsp. vesca linkage group LG5, FraVesHawaii_1.0, whole genome shotgun sequence encodes these proteins:
- the LOC101292509 gene encoding uncharacterized protein LOC101292509: MAPQQATTFPSLSHSDVHSLLSIITMRLGERNFIKWSFQFQSTLAGNGLFGFYDGSEVAPPRYALTTDAGVTNEETTAYKAWKQTDMALLSLLMATLDEDIVNVIIGYKTSRQAWLALHERFSTVSRVNIMQLKTELRTLRKGAETIEKYLQRVKNARDQLLSVGVTIPDEDIIIVILNGLPDEYSTVRTVIEGRENPVTLRDLRSQLLVAERRIEGSFSLQSSMSAMVAQGDGPGAGQRDGNKRGWASKGDSKGKDGKYTGTAVGCQVCGKRGHTMETCFHVHKCQICGKHGNLTSTCYQNLEYKPQSSQPQHRSSLNIGPSPECQICSKKGHTATNCFYRTDVPDGHPSLSIPTCQICGLKGHVALNCTHITNFAYQGSDPPTSLIALSATQTIGSANNVGQHSQGGYSISHGSFGSSFPGGFNPSSGASSSSAGYSYNSSNVPQPEVWIGDSGVTHHMTSELRNLTIAQPYSYDNKITIGNGTGQGIQNSSLPRKE; the protein is encoded by the exons ATGGCACCTCAGCAAGCTACTACCTTTCCTAGTCTTTCTCATTCTGATGTTCACTCACTGTTAAGCATTATTACTATGCGTCTTGGTGAGAGAAATTTTATCAAATGGAGCTTTCAGTTTCAATCTACTTTGGCTGGAAATGGCTTGTTTGGTTTCTATGATGGTTCAGAAGTAGCTCCACCTAGATATGCCCTTACTACTGATGCTGGTGTAACTAATGAGGAGACTACTGCTTATAAAGCTTGGAAACAAACAGATATGGCACTTCTGAGTTTGCTTATGGCCACACTAGATGAAGACATTGTTAATGTTATCATTGGTTACAAAACTTCTAGACAAGCTTGGCTAGCTTTACATGAGCGTTTTTCCACAGTTTCAAGAGTGAATATCATGCAGCTGAAAACTGAACTTCGGACTCTTCGAAAGGGAGCAGAAACAATTGAAAAGTATCTTCAGCGTGTCAAAAATGCTAGAGATCAACTACTTTCTGTGGGGGTTACTATTCCTGATGAAGATATCATCATTGTAATTCTCAATGGACTTCCTGATGAGTATTCTACTGTTAGAACTGTCATTGAGGGCAGGGAAAATCCAGTCACTCTCAGAGATTTGAGATCTCAGCTTCTTGTTGCAGAGAGAAGAATTGAAGGGAGTTTTTCACTCCAATCTAGTATGAGTGCCATGGTTGCTCAAGGAGATGGACCAGGGGCTGGTCAGAGAGATGGCAATAAAAGAGGGTGGGCTAGCAAGGGTGATAGTAAAGGAAAAGATGGAAAATATACTGGTACTGCAGTTGGATGTCAAGTTTGTGGTAAGAGGGGACATACTATGGAAACATGCTTTCATGTTCACAAGTGCCAAATTTGTGGAAAACATGGAAATCTAACAAGTACATGTTATCAAAACCTTGAGTACAAACCTCAGAGCTCTCAGCCTCAACACAGATCATCATTAAACATTGGACCTTCTCCTGAATGTCAAATTTGTTCCAAAAAAGGTCACACTGCTACTAATTGTTTTTACAGGACAGATGTTCCTGATGGACATCCTTCTTTATCCATTCCAACTTGTCAAATTTGTGGTCTCAAGGGTCATGTGGCATTGAATTGTACACACATAACCAACTTTGCATATCAGGGTTCTGATCCCCCTACTTCTCTTATTGCTCTGTCTGCAACTCAAACAATTGGAAGTGCAAATAATGTTGGCCAACATTCTCAGGGTGGATATTCGATTTCTCATGGCTCATTTGGATCAAGTTTTCCTGGTGGTTTTAACCCTAGTAGTGGAGCATCATCATCATCTGCTGGTTACTCGTATAATTCCTCAAATGTTCCTCAGCCTGAAGTGTGGATAGGAGATTCAGGAGTTACTCATCATATGACTTCTGAACTGAGAAACCTCACTATTGCTCAGCCATATTCCTATGATAATAAGATCACTATTGGTAATGGTACAG GACAAGGCATCCAAAACAGTTCTCTACCAAGGAAAGAGTAA
- the LOC101292801 gene encoding probable receptor-like protein kinase At1g67000-like, producing MKQSFFFPSSINLYILIFFLVSETSFAVDFHFENCSVPKTCGGQNICFPFFIPGQQEPYCGFPGFQLSCIDGYPTLQLAGDEYLVHNISYQHQTLVVSNAALSNSNTSVCIPSVQNLTFPTDQYDLVENQKEIVLLYDCNSALVDESFSDEYKIGCFKQTMARTNSSSVLALPGDQQQLLANVSDKCGREVVVTPVEDYATNELDIEEVLKRGFKLKWSSASGCSRCEDSGGKCGFDSESRHFRCFCPDRPHLVSCKGKGDALGLKLGLGLGLGAAGLVILVIVVVCCFRMKLSDKSMFFWMNKYHSREIVQEFLRDHGPLQVKRYSYLDVKKMTSSFKEKLGQGGYGGVYKGKLDDGCLVAVKILNRSKGNGEEFMNEVAAISRTSHVNIVSLLGFCFDGSERALIYQYMPNGSLEKFIYDVNNPQKNQHLGWEALDRIALGIARGLEYLHRGCNTRILHFDIKPHNILLDEKFSPKISDFGLAKICKGNESIVSMLGLRGTYGYIAPEVFCRNFGGVSHKSDVYSYGMMLSVMVGGKKKISVEVEDTSEIYFPHWIYKRLELDQELGVQNIMNEGDKVIARKLIIVSLWCIQTNPSNRPSMKQVIEMLEGSVESLQIPPKPYLSSPPKSPAHSSTTISVSI from the exons ATGAAGCAAAGCTTCTTCTTCCCCTCATCCATAAATCTGTACATCCTCATTTTCTTTCTCGTATCAGAAACCTCATTTGCTGTGGATTTTCACTTTGAAAACTGCAGTGTGCCCAAGACTTGTGGCGGCCAAAACATATGCTTTCCGTTCTTCATTCCAGGCCAGCAAGAACCCTACTGCGGCTTCCCGGGGTTTCAACTCTCCTGCATCGATGGATACCCTACTCTTCAGTTGGCTGGAGATGAGTACTTGGTCCACAATATCAGTTACCAACACCAGACTCTTGTCGTCTCAAACGCTGCACTTTCAAACTCAAACACATCGGTTTGTATTCCATCAGTCCAAAACTTAACCTTTCCTACTGATCAGTATGACCTTGTTGAGAACCAAAAAGAAATCGTTTTGCTATATGATTGCAACTCTGCTTTGGTTGATGAGTCGTTTTCCGATGAGTACAAAATCGGTTGCTTTAAGCAAACAATGGCTAGGACGAATAGTAGTTCAGTTCTGGCGCTGCCTGGGGATCAACAACAATTGTTAGCTAACGTGTCTGACAAGTGTGGAAGAGAAGTGGTGGTAACTCCGGTTGAAGATTATGCAACTAATGAGTTGGATATTGAAGAGGTTTTGAAAAGAGGGTTTAAGCTGAAATGGTCATCAGCAAGCGGCTGCAGCCGGTGTGAGGACAGTGGAGGCAAGTGTGGTTTTGATTCCGAGTCCCGTCATTTCCGCTGTTTCTGCCCAGATAGGCCTCATCTTGTCAGCTGTAAAGGTAAAG GAGATGCATTGGGATTGAAGCTAGGACTAGGCCTAGGACTAG GTGCAGCTGGTCTTGTGATTCTAGTAATAGTTGTTGTTTGCTGCTTCAGGATGAAGTTGTCTGATAAATCTATGTTCTTTTGGATGAACAAATATCATAGTCGAGAAATTGTTCAGGAATTTCTAAGGGACCATGGACCACTTCAAGTTAAGAGATACAGCTACTTGGATGTGAAGAAAATGACCAGCTCCTTCAAGGAAAAATTAGGACAAGGGGGGTACGGTGGTGTATACAAAGGAAAATTAGACGATGGATGTCTTGTAGCAGTGAAGATCTTGAACAGATCAAAAGGTAATGGAGAAGAGTTTATGAATGAGGTTGCAGCCATTAGTAGAACTTCCCATGTCAACATTGTCAGCTTGTTGGGGTTTTGTTTTGACGGTTCAGAAAGAGCTCTCATCTATCAATACATGCCTAATGGATCTTTGGAGAAGTTCATATATGATGTAAATAACCCACAAAAAAATCAACACTTGGGGTGGGAAGCATTGGATCGAATTGCACTTGGCATTGCTCGAGGACTAGAGTATTTACATCGCGGTTGTAACACAAGAATCTTGCATTTCGATATTAAGCCTCACAACATTCTTCTTGATGAGAAATTCTCACCGAAAATCTCAGATTTTGGCCTTGCAAAAATATGCAAGGGAAATGAGAGCATTGTGTCAATGCTGGGTTTAAGAGGTACTTATGGATACATTGCTCCAGAAGTTTTCTGTAGAAATTTTGGTGGTGTTTCACACAAATCCGATGTGTACAGCTACGGAATGATGCTTTCAGTGATGGTTGGGGGAAAAAAGAAGATCAGTGTTGAAGTTGAAGACACTAGCGAAATATATTTTCCACACTGGATTTACAAGCGTCTTGAATTGGATCAAGAACTTGGCGTGCAGAACATCATGAATGAGGGAGACAAAGTAATAGCAAGGAAGTTGATAATAGTGAGCTTGTGGTGCATACAAACCAACCCTTCAAACCGGCCATCCATGAAACAAGTGATAGAAATGTTGGAAGGGAGTGTTGAGTCCTTGCAGATACCACCAAAGCCTTACTTGTCTTCTCCTCCAAAATCCCCTGCACATTCTTCTACTACTATATCGGTGTCGATATAA
- the LOC101306914 gene encoding probable leucine-rich repeat receptor-like protein kinase At1g68400-like gives MAAKPFFFFFLSLLPLLISASNPDSAPLLAFKATSDASNLLATWNSTSDSCNFAGVSCTRNRVSRLVLEGLDLRGSFAALTGLTQLRVLSLKRNRLSGPIPDLSNLTSLKLLFLSYNDFSGVFPASLTSLFRLYRLDLAYNNLTGDIPDEVNHLTHLLTLRLEANRFSGSISGLNLPNLQEFNVSANRLYGEIPKSFSIFSESAFAENPGLCGAPVHSCKNVTDPTRPGSGGAIASPVMPAGSPTVVASSPTSLPSSSTSVNSGKSTSHHNGGRKISPAALIGIIVGDVLVLLLVSLFLYCYFWRNFSAKMRQGKSSSKLMETEKIVYSSSPYSAQPTFERGQMVFFEGVRRFELEDLLRASAEMLGKGGFGTAYKAVLDDGNVVAVKRLKDAQIGGKTQFEQHMAVLGRLSHLNVVSLRAYYFAREEKLLVYDYMPNGSLFWLLHGNRGPGRTPLDWTTRLKIAAGAARGLAFIHSSCAPLKLTHGNIKSTNVLLDKNGNARVSDFGLSAFSPSASATSAPRSCGYRAPELVDGRKVTQKSDVYGFGVLLLEMLTGKCPSAVVDGGSGGGYGGLVDLPRWVQSVVREEWTAEVFDLELMRYKDIEEEMVGLLQVAMACTTAMPDQRPKMSQVVKMIDEIRGVAVSPPHEALDSMTESPALSEDTCGASQ, from the exons ATGGCAGCCAAGCCCTTCTTCTTCTTCTTCCTCTCTCTCCTACCTTTGCTTATCTCTGCTTCAAACCCAGACTCCGCGCCGCTCTTAGCCTTCAAGGCCACGTCGGACGCCTCCAACCTTCTCGCCACGTGGAACTCCACCTCCGACTCCTGCAACTTCGCCGGAGTCTCCTGCACCCGCAACCGCGTCTCCCGCCTCGTCCTCGAAGGCCTCGACCTCCGCGGCTCCTTCGCCGCGTTAACCGGGCTGACTCAGCTCCGAGTTCTCAGCCTGAAGCGTAACCGTCTCTCCGGGCCCATTCCCGACCTCTCTAACCTCACCTCCCTCAAGCTCCTCTTCCTCTCCTACAACGACTTCTCCGGCGTGTTTCCCGCCTCCCTGACGTCACTCTTCCGCCTTTACCGCCTCGATCTGGCGTACAACAACTTGACCGGTGATATTCCCGACGAGGTCAACCATTTGACTCACCTCCTCACTCTCCGCCTCGAAGCCAACCGATTCTCCGGCTCGATTTCCGGCCTCAACCTCCCGAATCTCCAGGAGTTCAACGTCTCGGCGAACCGTCTCTACGGCGAGATTCCCAAGTCGTTCTCTATCTTCTCTGAGTCCGCATTTGCCGAAAACCCGGGTCTCTGCGGTGCTCCGGTTCACAGCTGTAAAAACGTAACCGACCCGACCCGACCCGGATCCGGTGGAGCTATTGCCTCTCCTGTAATGCCAGCCGGCAGCCCAACCGTAGTAGCGTCCTCTCCGACTTCATTGCCTTCAAGCTCTACCTCCGTGAATTCAGGAAAGTCCACGTCACACCACAACGGCGGCCGGAAGATTAGTCCGGCGGCTCTTATCGGCATCATAGTAGGCGATGTCTTGGTGCTTCTTTTGGTGTCTTTGTTCTTGTACTGCTACTTCTGGCGGAACTTCTCGGCCAAAATGCGGCAGGGAAAGAGCAGCTCGAAGCTTATGGAGACGGAGAAGATAGTCTACTCGTCGAGCCCCTACTCCGCCCAGCCCACATTCGAGAGGGGGCAGATGGTGTTTTTCGAGGGAGTGAGGCGTTTCGAGCTGGAGGACTTGCTGAGAGCCTCGGCGGAGATGCTGGGGAAAGGTGGCTTCGGGACGGCGTACAAGGCTGTTTTGGATGATGGTAATGTGGTGGCGGTGAAGCGGCTCAAGGATGCTCAAATCGGTGGGAAGACGCAGTTCGAGCAGCACATGGCGGTGCTGGGAAGGCTTAGCCATCTTAACGTAGTGAGCTTGAGGGCTTATTATTTCGCTAGGGAGGAGAAGCTGCTGGTGTATGACTACATGCCCAATGGAAGCTTGTTTTGGCTCCTTCATG GCAACAGAGGCCCTGGCAGAACCCCACTGGACTGGACCACCAGGCTGAAAATTGCAGCCGGAGCTGCACGAGGTTTGGCCTTCATTCACAGCTCCTGTGCTCCCCTTAAGCTCACTCACGGTAACATCAAATCAACTAACGTTCTTTTGGACAAGAACGGCAATGCTCGTGTCTCCGACTTCGGACTCTCGGCATTCTCGCCTTCCGCTTCCGCCACGTCGGCGCCGCGGTCGTGCGGGTACCGCGCTCCGGAGCTGGTGGACGGTAGGAAAGTGACGCAGAAGTCTGACGTGTATGGTTTTGGTGTTCTTTTGCTGGAGATGTTGACCGGGAAATGCCCGTCTGCGGTGGTGGATGGCGGGTCTGGCGGTGGCTATGGGGGATTGGTGGACCTGCCGAGGTGGGTTCAGTCTGTGGTGAGAGAGGAGTGGACTGCCGAGGTGTTTGACTTGGAGTTGATGAGGTACAAGGACATTGAGGAGGAGATGGTGGGGCTTTTGCAGGTTGCAATGGCTTGTACGACGGCTATGCCTGATCAGCGGCCAAAGATGAGCCAGGTGGTGAAGATGATCGACGAGATTCGCGGCGTGGCGGTGTCACCGCCTCATGAGGCGCTTGATTCCATGACGGAGTCACCCGCATTGTCGGAGGACACTTGCGGAGCAAGTCAGTGA